The nucleotide window CAAGTGTTTTAGAAGTCAGCAagaaagtgagagaaaaaacCTCAATAATTTCATCCTCCTGTTCCACACCATAGGATGTTTCATagatttgaaatatttgttcatatattttcttgctttgttgAGGCAGAATCGCACAGCTCGAGACCTGCTCAAGTGGCTGTGACAGgttcctgtcccctccctcatTGCCATCACCACCCTTACAGATATGCATGAACAACTCTTTCTATAGCAAAAGTACAAGCTGGAAAAAGcgactggtttgggtttttatatATCTCCACATCACATTTTCCTTTGTCTATCTTTACGttctattttaaaaaccagATTCATTATTTGATGTAACAAACAGTTATGATGGTGAGTTTGTAAGACACAGAATGGGTGGCTGTATTATCTCTGGAAGGCTCTGTCTGTTGAAACAAGAGGCTAAATGAAGCAGTCTTGAATTGATGCTCCAGTGACCAGGCATGGTTTATGCTGTGTAAAATTTGCTACTAATTTTTCCTTCATCATTTATACTTACAATTCAGCTCTCTGTCTTCAAAGGAAGCATCTCTCCAGTTGTGTGTATTCTtatcttttgacagttctgtaAGCAAAGGACATACATACACACAGCAGTGAGCATAGCTTAAACTCTTCCTATAATGATAGATCTGTGTTAGAAACTGCCACCTCAGTCCACTCAGGATCTAGAGTGACTTGAATCCAGAGCAAGGGATGAGATTAACAACAAATGCTCTGTGTGTTTGGGCAAGTATTCTCAAGAGAGTTTTTCTTAGGAAAAATGCCAATGGCCTGCATGAACCAGTTTTCACACAGCAATTTAATTTGTGGTGGTCTCCCAATACCCATAccacaaattaaaaatgtcaGCCAGTAACCAGTTTGAGAGGCAGCAAAAGGATTTTAATCTCTTCTTTCCTGCTGTAAATATTAAGTCTCTTTGCTCTTTTCTTAATTTCCTTCAATACCACCTGTCATGGTGGTACTGGCCTTCCACTGAGCTTTGCTCATAGTAAATAGTATCAATATCACAACACAGAAACTAAAGGTTCCCTGGGTTTCTCTCAATGGGGCAAAACTCTCTGTCATGAATGTTGTGACAAAGACCCTCAAATGCAAGCTATGATACTGGAGAAAACAGAGGAATGTGCCAACGCAGTTCAAATTGCAGCAAAAAGTCTGCACATCAGGACATGATGCCATTCTGAGGTATTATGTTCCAGGGAGCCTGTCCCATCCTATTGCAGActttccaaaacacagcataCTGCTCTCTCCTTTTCTTGTGCATATCAGGAGTGCATCAGTTCCTGGAACAAGTAtgcttttctttcacattttcctttcaaaaggaTGACACAGTCATAAAAAGCTATTCTTCAATTGTAATTTATAGTTGTTATGTAAATGAAATGTagaaagcaaaatcaaaacagaatttaaatcCCCATTTGGTTGTCATCATTATGAAGTTAATGTTCAAGCAATTATTTCCACAAGAATCACACTCTGCTAGACTTATCTCGTATGTACATACTTGTTATTGATGGACTTGCCACAGGTGTTCTGTTGCCCTTATTTGCTCtagctgaaagaaaacaaaaaaaaatttaaaaacaatccAAAATACTTGCTAATGAGGAGCTTAAACACATTGGTGGGAGGGGCACACATTACATAGTGTAATCATTTGTTCTCAAAACACTAAATTTCTTCCaagactttaaaataaattcttcagtGCTCCCAGTCTGTTGGTTTCCTTTTTGACCTCCTTTTCTTGTTTCTAAGCTGGAACTCAGTTGATACTATGCACTAACATCACTGGAAAATACTTGTTCAAATGGTTTCCCATTGCATTTTTTCACCCAGAATTTGAACATATCATAAAACAGGGAACAGAAAGGGCATCATCTTCTCAGTGctttttcaggggaaaaatgcTCACATTCTGGGAAGATTCTGTTCTGAAAAGATCACTTGTCCAGTAACCCAGGACAGCTTAGGACTTAAGACAAAAACTTATTGTCACTAGTTTACCTTTTGAATCAACTTGTAGTTtaccaaacacacacacactcacatgtgtatgtgtgtatatatagataGACACGAAAGCTAATGTGAAGTGCATTATCACTTACACACACAAACAATAAATATTAGTCAGGCAACCTAGGAAACTTCTGACCTTCAATGAAATCCCCAGTGGGATTCTTTTGAGCAGTCAAGGATTTTGCTGTCCGTTCTTCCACTTTCATGTTCTCCTCCTACTCCTATTATGTTCTTAGGGCAAGTATATTCTAATACTTGTAGGATTATCTACAGTCCTCTTGCAGCCTGTTAGAATCACCTGCAAGCCTGTTAAGCTTATGAATACTTCTCTCAGGATGTTTCCacagccaccccctcccccacccaacctatgaaagaaaaagaaattaacagTACTTCTTTCAGTTTAAGTAACAagttttaaaccttttttttcctatattttgGGCGCTAGCTATAGTCTTTTCATACTCAGACAACCtacaaattatttcttcaagtttttgttttgttagctAGCAAGTGAAAACAAATTATTGCCAATGCTTTAGCTTTTGAACATACTGTGATGCTGAAAATATCCAATATTAATTCAGGAAGTGAACTGAGAAAGCTCAAAAGTTAGTAAGGAAATCaatgaaatattcattttaaaaaacagatgcTCTCACAGTTCAGtgaaatttttcagagaatgcaGAAAAAGAACCACTAAAAAGTCTCCAGTATCCTGTCTGCTATCAGCATTCTGGTCCCCAGTCAAAAGGGAGGACACAGAACAGGAAACTCCAATTTCCAGTAGGTAATAATAAGTGCTTTGATGTTGCAATAGGTAAGACACTAATCTTACTGCTTACATGCTTACCTGTAAGAAAGATTAACAGACATGCATGGCTAAGTGCAGGTTGTGAGGGGCTGATAACCTCTTTCACTCTGTCAAATTGCTAGTATCTACTCAAGTCCAGCAAAGAAAGATAAACAAATTATATGGTAAAAAGCTGTCTCATTCCACTCAGCAAGGACGAATTAACAGAGCAGATTGATAATAACTGAGATactctaaaataaataatttgcaaaCCTTTTATTATGCAGAGCAGAAACAGAAGCACTGATCCAACAAAAGCAGTAGCAATGAGAGTTGCTCCAACAAAGCGTCTGCTCTCAGTCTGGAGAATGCCATCAGTTGAATCTTCAAGAAAAACAGGTGGGAGATAAGACATTATTGCATAGGATAAGACATTATTGCCTAATTGCACAGGATCCTCCCTTTGCCTTTCATTTTCACTGTATTATTTTTGCTGTGAGCAATTAAGACATGACAACAACATTATAGATTGTGTCTAAGGTCAGGTCTTAATGGTACACATAACACTTTTTCCAAATAAGGTGGGGGGAAGATAGAacatattaatattttctttgttctctgcatTCCATGTGATAGTGCCTCTGATCCCATCAGAATTCTGTTTGTCAAAGTGTTACATCTGCCTTAGTTTCCCGTCaggattaaaggaaaaaaggtaattGAAAAGAGGACACAGTTCCTTTCATCGGGTAATGATTGCTATAAATGCAAAGAGTAAGTGGACTCCTTGAAGCCCAGATACTTTTCTTGTTAAAATCAAACTTGCCCATTGAAATAATTACTTGGTTTTCTCACTCTAAACATGCCTGCTTCAAACCCTTGTCATGTCCAAAACATGCAGTCACACAGGTGTTTTTAAAACTAGGTGGTGAACTGAGCCCAGGAAATGACCTCACTAAGTAACAgtctgaaaaagagaaatactattttttaattGGATTGGGTCTCCAGTCTGGTTGAAAACATATCAGGCTACAATGcagaaaagaataattaaaagcaaaagcagcagaggagctgctcagtTAAAGGGTTTAGTTAGGAATTGTATTGGTCTTGTCCGTTTATGATCTGACTTTATTAGAAAAACATCTGTGTACAAttacttaaatttaaatatgctCAAAGCAAAGGCTGTGGTGGCAGGAAAAGACCATATTGTTCAAGTTTATGTGACAGTAATCATCAACAATCCAGAATATTCTTGGAAGATGGAAGAATTTAATTTCCAGGTGCTGAGTTGCATGTCTTCCAAATAATGGAACTTTTTAAACATTTAGGCTCAATTTCCAGATACCTGCAGGTCACACAAAATTCCTGTCTTTAAATTCTGACCATACATGCATGATGAACATGTTAGTATGGTGAAAGTATACATTAATAACAAAACTTAATGACACAGGTATTTCTTTCTAGCCTCTTCAAAatttggaaagagaaacaaatcaCAGCTGATTTGACTGGGACAAAATTACATTAGCCCCTTGAAGTGTATTACCATAATGAAATTTAGAAGTGTTACCTGCTATGTGTAAAATGGCAGTTGTATTTTCTTGCAGCTCTTTATTCCAGAATATACAGTAATAAATCTCATCAATTCCACTTTTGATTGTAAGGGTACTTGTCACACGGTACAACTGGTCACTTGCAGTTTCAAATTTTGTGTTTGCCTTATAAGTCAAATCTTCGTAGTTTCTATTTTGCCATATCACTTCAGCTTCTGGGTATCCCTCTGACTGACACGTCAACTTCCATTCATTGTGTCCTGTGCTCACCACTCCTTGGTTTATAATTCTGTAAGGAGCTAAAcaattgggggaaaaaaaatcattaccaACAGGAAGCTAGAAGAACAGCCTGTATTAAATGAAAGACACCTTTTCTTTTTACCCAGCCCCCAGGGTCACGTTTCAGCTTGGATTTTGACATGAAAAGTAAGTATCGCTATTGAGTCTGTAACTGGAGGTACAAGATTTATTACAATTTTGATGTGGTTTAGAAAGCTCACCAGGCTTCATGGTCTTTGTACTCTACACATGATTTTGCAACCTGATTCCTTACATGCCATGGCGGATTTAAAGGACAGAACACAAATTCAGCCTAAACAGAAGTGCCAAGTTACACAGCTGCACAAGCACCATTGGACAGCTCCTGTCTCTAATGAGGTTTCTTTAACTGCTAATCCAGATATATCTTACTTCAGGGTCTCCTCTAAAACCTTTTAAGAGTATCAGAGTATTGAACCTCTGGTAGTAGCAGACGTACCCTTAACTTTCAGATGGATTGTCTTGTAGTCAGCTCCCCCATAGACAATAACACAGCGGTAAACCCCTGCATctctgagcttcacatcagtGATCTGAAGGAGAGATTGTCCCAATTTCAGATTCTCTTTCAACAATTTTATTCTTCCTCTAAAGTCACTGTGCTGAATTTTGAGGTCTTCCTCTCCTTTGTGAAGTACATAAACCTGCTTCAACtcatctttcttttcccagctgacACTTAAATCTCTAAACTCTAATTTCCCATTCACTGGAAATGTGCATTCCATGGTCACATTGTTCCCACGTTCCGCAATGCAGAGTGACTGAGGAGCTTCGACAGTGAAtaaagctgaaaaacaaaatttggaAGAAAGCTTAGTTTTTAAATAATACACCTAATCTTTAAAGTCATGTCTTACCATATCCATAGGAAATTTTAAGGACCAAAGTATCTGCTCTGATCTGAAAAGTTAAACACTTTAGTATGTAATTGTTCAAGTGTGTGACAAAACACAAGACCTATGCTATATACCACAGAATGGGCATTCATATCTGTAGACACCTACTTTGTGCACACACACGGTGTGATGCTGTACTAAAACCAGTGAACTGTATAAGCAcagcccctcagctgctgctttgagaAAATACTGCCATGGTAACAGGCAAGTGTTAGTCCCTCCAATGGGAATGTTCTGTTTATATAAATGCCAATTGTTTTTTACCTACAATGTTAAAGGGTACACAACATTTCTCAGGTTTGATAGAGCCTAGAAAACCTTTGGTGTAATGCTAATGGTATCTTGTTTGAAACAGTGCCTCTGCTGGAACACTGACGGGGATTTTAACCTGGCCCCATATCAAAATACATACATCTAGTTAAATGTAAAGCCATACTTAGACTTTTCACTTAAAACATtaagggaaaaaacctcaaatgctagcagctgaaggaaaactggagaaattaacatttctgtgtttatacaatgaaagaaaacacactAAAACAGCAGTTCTACTGCTTTTTATGGCTTCTTACCATTTAGGAAATGCCAGTagaataaaaatacatacaaaAACAAAGGACTTCCCATGATGCAGATGGAACCTAAACCGATAAAAAATagacaaatataaataaatactcATTTTCTGAGTTGCACTGTCAAATACACTTTATAGCAATCCACACAAAGAACTGGACAGGAGACACTGAATTCCACCCTATTTAAAAACAGGATGAAACTGCACCCAGTAGACAATCAGGCAGAAATCTTCCTACATGGGTAGGTCCAGGAAAAACATCTTCctttatttgctttaaatatCTGTTCTTGACAGATGGCTGAATAAATCCTCTATCATCATCTGTTGGTAAGTGAGTAAGTCACTCACAAATACCCAGCTGTACCCCTAACTATAGCAGGGAATGCTGGTCCCATTATGAGAATGAAAGAATTTTCTATACTGTCAGTGCAGGGAATAGAACTTGGTTCTTTCCCACCTTTAAGCTTTATTTTAACATTAAGTGAATACACCCTGCTTTTTTACCCTGGTCCCACAGTACATACCAGAAGGCTCACAAAGTTACATATATTGTGAAAACAATTCATGCAGTAGTTAATCTCAAAACGCACATTTACGCAATAACAACTATGAATCAACTGTTCACACAATAGTGCCTTTGTAAAACAGTGACAAAGCCAGTCAATCTAAAAGCAGAATCTATTGCCttgaatttctgctgctttacaTCTGAATACAAAAGTCATTTCACTTTTCTGTCATAAGTTTTTCCCCTCTTTACTGACATAGGCTTTATAGTCCTacacaacattttaaaattttaaaatgcttatcAGTATCAACTCATACATTTAATCTTCACACACCCACTGCTTTTGGGAAGTCTGTATTTTAAGtcacaaatacagaaaatggtaaatttttttctaaataaagttCAAATTTTGGCCCCACAAATATCCACCAAAATAAGGAAGGATTGCCTTTAGCTGTTTTCTAGTGATAGTTTTAGAATCTGTATCAGAAATTAGACAACTGTAATGCTCATGACACTTCCTAACTGATGAAATTCTATCTTAACTGCCATTCTTCACAATTTTTATGTTTCATCCTTCCTTCTCTGATTGTCAACTTTAAGATGATAGTGAAAAAACAATTTTGTCTTGAATTCATAAGACACCGGTGCCCTTATAGTGCTGTGGCTTTAGGGAACTAGACTCCTTCTAACAATTTGATTCAAGCTACCTCTTTTCCTCAGATTGCTGCTGCCTGATCCCAACAGCTGATTTTGTAGCAAGCAATGCATATGGAGCTAAGAAAGAAAGGCAATCCACTACATTGTTAACAATGTAAACATAGTCTGAAAACAGGCacaggaaaaatacaaagaagatTCTCAGGGTGCAAGATCTGATTAATTGATAAATCCTAGGCTTCATAAAGCAGTTAGGTATCAGACTTACTCCTCAGCCACAAGTGATGTCCTTGAAAGCACTAGAAAATTGCAGCCCAATCCTGTGGGTCGCCAAGAGCTTCTCTGAACGGGTATGCATCAGAATGCCTCCATCATGATTCCCCTGCTACAGTAACAAGCACTCCAGACCACCAACTAAGCTCCAAAGGAAAGCTTCTCAAACAAGATAGAGGCATACCCATCACATAAATGTGCCATGATCACCCTTATTCTGGAGACAAGCCTATCACTGGGACTGACCGGGTAATCTGCACTCCCCCTATCAGAATGACCAGAGTCGCAGCACACTCAAActccaaatattttcctttttttttttttttaagtagaggCTGTAGACTGCTCAAAACAAAGCAGACTACTTTGAACTAGTACACTGCTTAAAACAAACAGTATGTGCTCTACAGTCAGGACACTGAAAGATAACCATAGTCCTGCCTGCAACCTCTATCCACCTTTTTGACAGGAAAACTGTGTTGGCATGATCTCCAGAAGGGGTGCTCTGATTAACTCCTGGAAGACAGACAACAAGTTAGGTTTTATAGCCCTAAGACCCAAGTTTATGTCCTGCAATTGCTGACACTTGTTAGCATGTTTTCTCCCACTGTAGAGGAAAACGAGCTTTACAATACAAAAAAGAAGTATGACTATTACTTACAAATTTCCTCAAGACTGAGAAAGTTCGCTTCTGTATTCAATTTTTCactttcagagggaaaaaaatgtaggtCCAGGTCAAATCCAGGTGCAcatgcaaaaagaaaaccactaCAATAACCATTATAGAACCTTCTCCGGTTTTATCCTGAGCAGAAGAATCCTCTGGATCAGTTTGAGACCTTGACATCAAAGTCCTTTACTAAAGCTTGCTGTTTTTCTTACAGTACCTACCACAATGCCCTTTCTGTCCTCTTGCCAGCTTCCAACATCTATGGCAAACAGTTTTTTGAAAGCAAAGTTTATTCTAAACTGTGCAAACTGCTCCTGAGTACTGCTGCTGCACGTTTCTGCCACAATCAAATGAAAAAGACAGGAAACACCAGAACTATTTGTCAAAAGACTTCATGTGACAACTTAAACGTTGATGTAACCATACCTACTTCTTTAGGAAACTTCCTCATTACTGGAAAGTTCCCCAGCAGGGAAAATTCTGTATTGCTAACAGTGGTTCACTGTaaccaaacacacaaaaaatgctgcaaaaattaaaacataaaatgcCATGGGCATTTTAAGAAACACATAATCTAATCAAAGCTATGTGTGAGCACCAGTCCTTGGAACACCAAGTGGTCATCCATTTACACAAACTCAGGGTCCCTAGATTATTAATCTCAAACCATGCCAAAAAGCTGCTAACAACAACTAGAAATTTCTACACAATTTTCTCATGTCCGCAAAGGTCATAGCAATAGAAGTAATGTAGGAATAACAGGAAAAGCACTTCCTACCCTCCTCTTGTAAAGACGGATATTGTCTTCCCAAGATTTGGACACAGTGAAGGACACTGCCTTGCTACTGTGTAGTGAAAAAAGAGTTCTTAATCCTATGTACAATGTTAGCAAAAAATAGAGCActgtctttttcattttcttgattCTAGAAGTCCTTTAAGAATACAGAACCCCCCTCCCCCTTCAAGCGTTAGAAGAAAAAGGATGTACTCACATTAACTTGTAGACTGTAGAGGGAGAACTGAGTCAACAGCACAAAATACAACTCTAAACATGTGTTTCAGTGTAAATCCATTGTCTTAAGTTATCTTCATATACATCAGAAAAAGGTTGAAATTTTCAGAGGAgttaaaatactgtaaaatgaGCGCTCTaaaaattttcactgttttcttctttccactTGACAGCCTGCTCACAGTATCTGTCATGGAAGAAAAACCACGTAATATGCAAAATTGATTAAGGTTAATGTTTTTACCATATGTGTGATGAATGTGGAAACCATGGTACATAAAACTTCTGAATGTAACATTTAGGTTGTAACAACTGAAACTACCTTAGGAGATTGAGGGGGTGGATATTTGCAGTAGTTGAGACCGATAAATGTTAATTTccactggtttttttttttgttgttgttgtttttttggggggtttttttgctgctctTAAAAACAGGCTAAATTATATTGTCtcagtaaagaagaaaaaaaaaggtgcaaaagaaagaagctgaaacacatttataaaataatgtGAGATCAGAGAAGCCACCTTTCAATGTAGTGACCTTTCAATGTCAGGAAATTAGTTTCCGCTTTTTCATTGCTTACCTTGAGGTCACAGGGTTGCATTTTCCATGTAAATTTAAAGCACCAAATAAAAGACCAGGACaggtggtgttttgttttgttgagtttctttttgttcttattgtttaattttgttgtttATGCATACATActcctatatatatatatgtatatacacacgCGCGcacgcacgcacacacacacacacacacacacacacacacacacacacacacacacacacacacaagcacgTTTTGCTGCACAGCTCCATACTGCAGTGGTGGAGTTTGAGTTTTGCAACAAATTTCTGGCTGCCACGGGGCATTCCCAGCCGAACGCCTTCGGGGACAACGCACCCGGGCAGGCTCGGTGGCCGCCGGCGCCGCGGTCACCTCAGGGGGGGGATGAGGTCGGTGCAGCGGCGGGACAGGCTCCGGGCTCCGGCAGCCCCGCGCCCCTCAGAGCTGCCGTCCGGCTCCTCCCTGCCGGGCGGCTCCTCCCTACCTGGGGCTCTCTCCGCGGCCGCCGAAGCTGTGCGGAGCGTCCCCCGCCCCATCTCGGGCAGGCCTCGGTCGGACCAGGTGTGCTacgccccggccccggccccggccccggccccggccccggccccggcctcGGCCTCCCCGCTGCGGCTGCGCCGGCCGTGGCGCTGCCGGGAACCGCTCCCGTCCGCCGCCCTTCGCGGAAGCCCGTGCCGAAAAGCCCCAGCGCCGTGCTCCTACGCCTCACCTTTCCCAGCAGCCGTGGCGGAGCAGGGAGTTCTCTAGGCAACTTCTCTGTTCCTGAGAGACGTgagctctgaaaaacaaaaccaaaagcgACATCAGTACCCCTGCGTCCCTTGCCTTatcctttctttttaacatgCTGAGATCATTTATTCACTTTCTAAACAGATGGCTTGCACGACGGATACACACTCATGCGGAGGATGACTGGTATCAAAGGACTGGAAATGACACAGTTTCCAGGATATCCCTAAATTACAGGAGCTATGTCCTGCTTTTCCAGAGACAAAGAAGCAATTTATTTGCTTCTGTTCCCTGCCACTTAAAGAGCCTTCTGGGAAACAACTTTCAATTTAATAACATGATAATACAATCTGGACATGCAATGTTACTTATAGTTTTTTTGCTGCAATAATATTTCTTATTATATGAAACATAGCTCTAACAAGATCTCAGCCATAACTTTTCTGCAAGAAAGCAATTCTGAAATAAGAATATTACTCAGGACATTACCAAAGAACCAAAGAGCAGTTGTGAGAGCATTTTACTAATGAGTGTATTTacaggataaaataaaaatcaaatagaAAATTGTGATCCTTGGTAGCATACACGTCTCAGAGATGTGTtctgaaggagaggaaggacaCCCAAACCTCTGTGGTCTCTATACCCTAAGCATCAGGTACTGCCACCTGTAGTATGAAGTTAATGGTTTTGTGGGCCATAGGCCAGCACGTGTTAGAGAAAACTCAGGAGCCCCTACCTGGAAGCTATCAGGTTTTCTCTTGATACATCACATTGATGTGGAGGTGTTTAACAGCAATCGGTTAATTGTGTTCAAATCTTCCAAAAACATATAACATGAGTCCCTTAGAAAGAAGGATGTAGATATTAGGTTATGCAATAAAAACTTCTCTGCACACCCCTCACATGTACCTCCAGACAGACAAAgactgctgtccctgctgcttctAGGCCCTTCCCGGGGGATATCAGCCCAACAGAGACATATCTCCACAagcacagagaagcacagaggtCTCAAGGCAAGTAGGAGCCCAAATAAAGGACTTAGAGGAAGCTCATATTTTAATAAGCTTCAAATTGTTTAGCAATAAACATGACATTTGCAAATGGCAAATTTACTTACACAGCTATGTGGTATACATGAGTTAACAAAAGAGtcacaaaacagacaaaataatCGTAAGCCAAGCTGTGAAGTTTCTTTCCAGTAAGAACAAAAAATGACTACAAAAACATTCCTAGAATGAAGTGGAAGCTTCTAGT belongs to Haemorhous mexicanus isolate bHaeMex1 chromosome Z, bHaeMex1.pri, whole genome shotgun sequence and includes:
- the LOC132341745 gene encoding programmed cell death 1 ligand 1-like isoform X2; the encoded protein is MGSPLFLYVFLFYWHFLNALFTVEAPQSLCIAERGNNVTMECTFPVNGKLEFRDLSVSWEKKDELKQVYVLHKGEEDLKIQHSDFRGRIKLLKENLKLGQSLLQITDVKLRDAGVYRCVIVYGGADYKTIHLKVKAPYRIINQGVVSTGHNEWKLTCQSEGYPEAEVIWQNRNYEDLTYKANTKFETASDQLYRVTSTLTIKSGIDEIYYCIFWNKELQENTTAILHIADSTDGILQTESRRFVGATLIATAFVGSVLLFLLCIIKARANKGNRTPVASPSITKLSKDKNTHNWRDASFEDRELNYMQIEKT
- the LOC132341745 gene encoding programmed cell death 1 ligand 1-like isoform X1; amino-acid sequence: MLEAGKRTERALCEKLNTEANFLSLEEICSICIMGSPLFLYVFLFYWHFLNALFTVEAPQSLCIAERGNNVTMECTFPVNGKLEFRDLSVSWEKKDELKQVYVLHKGEEDLKIQHSDFRGRIKLLKENLKLGQSLLQITDVKLRDAGVYRCVIVYGGADYKTIHLKVKAPYRIINQGVVSTGHNEWKLTCQSEGYPEAEVIWQNRNYEDLTYKANTKFETASDQLYRVTSTLTIKSGIDEIYYCIFWNKELQENTTAILHIADSTDGILQTESRRFVGATLIATAFVGSVLLFLLCIIKARANKGNRTPVASPSITKLSKDKNTHNWRDASFEDRELNYMQIEKT